ATGATTCAtgcattaatgtttttaaagcatCTGCGCATGGCGGAATCAGAAAACCTTGTCCTCTCAGATGAGTAACGTTTGACTCTTCTCCTACACCCATCTCTCTTTCAGGATGAATGTTGGGGTGGCCCACAGTGAGGTAAATCCCAACACCCGAGTGATGAACAGCCGTGGCATCTGGCTGGCCTACGTGATCTCGGTGGGAGTTCTCCATATCATTCTCCTCAGCATCCCGTTCTTCAGCATTCCAGTGGTCTGGACCCTCACTAATGTTATACACAACCTGGTGAGTCAAATCTCAGCCTCCCGACTCATTTTCCTGCCCTGCTAGAAAAAGCAGTGTTAGACTCGGCTCTTTGGGCCCTTGCCCACTGGGCCTGGAGGAGCTGGGATGAGGCCCAGTCCCTCCCTGCTGGGTCAGCACTCAGAGAGATGTAGCTAGAGGGTACTGTATTTGGGAAAACTTAAGGTGATATAGGAAGTACTTTCCTGACTCCCACTGATGATCAGCTATGGCCTGATGCACGACATTTCGTTATCCTTTTCCTATTTTAGGAGcaagaactcctgagttctggTTCCAGCTGCCACtctcttaggcaagtcactttacctagGGAGAACTTACCTGCCCAGCCAGCCCTTTTCTAAAACCAGACGTGGTGTTTGACTCTGGCCTCCTgtaacaatgagttccacagctcaGCGGCCCTCTAGCTTTGTTTCCTCTCCAATCCCTGCCCCCCTCTTGTGTTGATGATACAACAGTAAAAGGACTGAGGCCCTCTCCTTACATCCTCCCTTCTCACCATGGAAATTGCAGGTTATGTACTGGTTTCTTCACACTGTGAAAGGAACCCCGTTTGAGACGCCAGACCAGGGCAAGGATCGCCTGCTCACGCACTGGGAACAGATAGACTATGGGACGCAGTGCACCTCCTCCCGCAAGTTCCTCAGCATCTCGCCAGTAGTTCTGTGAGTGTCCATTCCTGCTGCAGCAGGTCAGCTGTTGACCTGCCAGGACCTGCTTGCTCTGGAGGAGGCCTATGGTAGGAGTGCTCCAAAcctgcccagagctgcagctcccaggcatTCAGTGAGGCTCACTGCAGTTCCCTTCCTCTCCAATACCCCTGCGTAGCCCACGGAGACCAGAAGCACACTGTGTAAGGCTCCAGCTGTAGGGGGGCAGGCATGAATGGCTCAGGGAGAAGATGGGATTGCTGTAGTCTGCGTGAAGCCATACTGAGACACTAGCCTATGCTGGGCTTCCCGTACGCAGGGAAAGCCACCGTGGCTATAGAGTACATTGCTTTTCAATGGAACTGGCCAGAGCCCTGCATGCCTTAGCTAGGTGACTGCCCTCTGCCTACTGCACTGGAGGGCACAAGCTCTCGGGCCTGAAACGAACCAGTGGGCATCAGGCTAGTCCTTGAAGGCTTGTGCACTGAGTATCCTGACTGCTAGCAGCTGGCCCCATGGCTGGCAGCACAGAGGCACCAAGGGCAGCATGGGCTTTGGTGACTGAACTCTGCCCATGCTGGGGAAATGGTTCTGCATCAGGCGTGAGGTGCCTTGGCTGGGAAGTTTGCATCACCGCTTCTGCTGTCAATCAAGCCTCAGAAATAGCTTTCATGTGCCCTCACCCCAGCTGGGGGCTGGATGGCCACAGAACTAACCCTGCCTTTGTCTCTCTTCCAGTTACCTCCTCACCAGCTTTTATACCAAATACGACCCTGCACATTTTATAATCAACACAACGTCCCTCCTCAGCGTCCTCCTCCCCAAGCTGCCTCAGTTCCATGGCGTGCGCGTCTTTGGCATCAACAAATACTAAGACTCAGCGAGCCCAGCGCTGCCAAGCCAGCTGCGAGGGAAGAGGGAGTCCATCCCAACAGGCTCCTGCTCTGGCAAAGAAGTAATGAGCCCAACGTGAAGGTGCTGTCCTGACTGTGAACTAGGGCGGCGGCGCAAGCGAGGGACCAGCCACTGCTTGAGCCCCTTGCAGGGATTAAGTTACTCTCCCTAGTAATCATCGGTATTTGGGCTTTATCTTTTGtttgggtggagagagagaggcaactgAGGAGGGAGGAGGTCTTAGTGTCTCATGAGCTACCCTGTCAGCTGCTCATGTAACTGCGAGAGAGGagaactgctgcccagcaggGGGGAAAATAGCCAGTTTGTGCATCCTCACCATCCTTGTGTTTTATTAACTTCTACTGTAATAAAGACGTTTGACAGACAACAGTGGTGTTCTTGCAAGAGGGCCCTAGGCTTAGGGGAATCAGTCAGGGGTGACAGTAAAGAACAGAAGATATTCACTGGTGGGAGAGGATGTGGAGTGGATCCCACAATCCACTGCttgttccttccccacctcccagaggAGACAGGCTTCTTCAAATCgtattttaatttaacaaaagTGATAAGAAAGAGATACACAATCATCTTAAAAACCTCCGTGCTCAGCCCTCAGGACAAAGGAGGTGAACAGTGAATACACCCGACATCAAACACTCGCATGGCAATACAGGTCAGGAAGAGTGAGTGATTGTCCAAGACTTATTTTTTTGCAAAACGTATGTAAGCATCTTAAGGCAGCTCTGCCCCGCAGCAGCCCAAGCAGATGCGCTTCCAGCCAGTCCGCTTCCCCAAACCTCCACTAGCGCCGAGAGGCTGCAGAGCTATATCGACAGGAGCTCAGTTGCTCggaggcaggggggagagggaacGTGCCTACAACTCGGTTTCTGGCTCCCCCGGCGTGAACTGAGTTAGGCAGCCCTGGCAGCAGAGCCGCAGAAGCCACGCAAGCTCAGGGAGCAAAGAACAGAGCAAGCTGGCAGGTGAGACCAGGTAAGTGTCCTAG
The DNA window shown above is from Caretta caretta isolate rCarCar2 chromosome 20, rCarCar1.hap1, whole genome shotgun sequence and carries:
- the ORMDL2 gene encoding ORM1-like protein 2: MNVGVAHSEVNPNTRVMNSRGIWLAYVISVGVLHIILLSIPFFSIPVVWTLTNVIHNLVMYWFLHTVKGTPFETPDQGKDRLLTHWEQIDYGTQCTSSRKFLSISPVVLYLLTSFYTKYDPAHFIINTTSLLSVLLPKLPQFHGVRVFGINKY